A stretch of Crossiella cryophila DNA encodes these proteins:
- a CDS encoding glycosyl hydrolase family 95 catalytic domain-containing protein yields MDEQRWDLSRRTFLAATAAAGVVGAAAPTATAAPAAPVPAEPPEPGIAGLSEVDWARFLGAQDPVWKKLPAEWWQGPFLGDGRLGSIIRKEPGKNAIRFSVQHAEVQDHRPQFGSGHGVCRLPVGHLTLEPAGTITGVDWRLDLWHGEFTGTITTSAGTLKLRAFIHTTRSVLLAQVTPSGGERVRWVFHPEPAVSTRPDPPSGYTHNPEPVRATNGAEQVVRQEMLAGGQTTTAYRDPAWTSGEHTLLLAVAHSFPARTAEAEALKLVRDAAETGVAALVASHREWWHAFYRKSFVSLPDQRLQSFWWIQLYKTATGTRAGGTVMATCGPWFEPTGWPAVWWNLNVQLEYWLIHGSNHVELDAITSTLRDNQAQLIKNVRPEYQHDSAGVGRSTDRTTLKGSYVARPGDGGGSPETGNLTWTLHNVWLSYRHTMDIAILRDTLFPILRRSINYYLHFLKPGTDGKLHLPETHSPEYGNAPDCNYDLALIRWGCRTLLYANDKLGKNDPLASKWRQVLRDLVPYPTDKNGFMIGAGVPYEKSHRHYSHLLMVYPLYEITGDDPAQRTLIDTSIKHWHAIQGAHRGYSYTGAASMLAGLGRGDEALAYLLKFFDPSTRYPVTENTMYREGSPVVETPLSAAQSLHDMLVQSWGEFIRIFPAVPRGWADVTVDKFLTEGAFEVSAVRKGGRTRWVSVRSLAGSPCKVRHGIQRPIQVSRPDGSPIVFRELPGGVAEFDLARGGTAVIYPQGAMPELTIEPVRISNPGKPWGLS; encoded by the coding sequence ATGGATGAGCAGAGATGGGATCTTTCTCGTCGGACCTTCCTGGCCGCCACCGCAGCGGCCGGGGTGGTCGGCGCCGCCGCGCCCACGGCCACCGCCGCGCCGGCGGCCCCGGTCCCGGCGGAGCCCCCGGAACCGGGCATCGCCGGACTGTCCGAGGTGGACTGGGCGAGGTTCCTCGGCGCGCAGGATCCGGTGTGGAAGAAGCTGCCTGCCGAGTGGTGGCAGGGGCCCTTCCTCGGTGACGGGCGACTCGGGTCGATCATCCGCAAGGAACCCGGCAAGAACGCGATCCGGTTCAGCGTGCAGCACGCCGAGGTGCAGGACCACCGGCCGCAGTTCGGCAGCGGGCACGGCGTGTGCCGGCTGCCGGTCGGCCACCTGACCCTGGAACCCGCCGGCACGATCACCGGCGTGGACTGGCGGCTGGACCTCTGGCACGGCGAGTTCACCGGCACCATCACCACCTCGGCGGGCACGCTGAAGCTGCGGGCGTTCATCCACACCACCCGCTCGGTGCTGCTGGCCCAGGTGACCCCCAGCGGCGGTGAGCGGGTGCGCTGGGTCTTCCACCCCGAACCCGCGGTCAGCACCCGGCCCGACCCGCCCAGCGGCTACACGCACAACCCGGAACCGGTGCGCGCGACCAACGGCGCGGAGCAGGTGGTGCGGCAGGAGATGCTGGCCGGCGGGCAGACCACCACCGCCTACCGCGACCCGGCCTGGACCTCCGGCGAGCACACCCTGCTGCTCGCGGTGGCGCACAGCTTCCCGGCCCGCACCGCCGAGGCCGAGGCGCTCAAGCTGGTCAGGGACGCCGCCGAGACCGGCGTGGCCGCGCTGGTGGCCAGTCACCGCGAATGGTGGCACGCCTTCTACCGCAAGAGCTTCGTCTCCCTGCCCGACCAGCGGCTGCAGAGCTTCTGGTGGATCCAGCTCTACAAGACCGCCACCGGCACCAGGGCCGGCGGCACCGTGATGGCCACCTGCGGGCCCTGGTTCGAGCCCACCGGCTGGCCCGCGGTGTGGTGGAACCTCAACGTGCAGCTGGAGTACTGGCTCATCCACGGCAGCAACCACGTCGAACTGGACGCCATCACCAGCACGCTGCGGGACAACCAGGCGCAGCTGATCAAGAACGTCCGGCCGGAGTACCAGCACGACTCCGCCGGGGTGGGCCGCAGCACGGACCGGACCACGCTCAAGGGCAGCTACGTGGCGCGTCCCGGCGACGGCGGCGGCAGCCCGGAGACCGGCAACCTGACCTGGACCCTGCACAACGTGTGGCTGTCCTACCGGCACACCATGGACATCGCCATCCTGCGGGACACGCTCTTCCCGATCCTGCGCCGATCGATCAACTACTACCTGCACTTCCTCAAGCCCGGCACCGACGGCAAGCTGCACCTGCCGGAAACCCACTCCCCCGAGTACGGCAACGCGCCGGACTGCAACTACGACCTCGCGCTGATCCGCTGGGGCTGCCGGACCCTGTTGTACGCCAACGACAAACTCGGCAAGAACGATCCGCTGGCCTCGAAGTGGCGGCAGGTGCTGCGTGATCTGGTGCCCTACCCCACCGACAAGAACGGGTTCATGATCGGCGCCGGAGTGCCGTACGAGAAGTCGCACCGGCACTACTCGCACCTGCTGATGGTCTACCCGCTGTATGAGATCACCGGCGACGATCCCGCGCAACGCACGCTGATCGACACCTCCATCAAGCACTGGCACGCCATCCAGGGCGCGCACCGCGGCTACAGCTACACCGGCGCGGCCTCCATGCTGGCCGGACTCGGCCGGGGTGACGAGGCATTGGCCTACCTGCTGAAGTTCTTCGACCCCAGCACCCGGTACCCGGTCACCGAGAACACCATGTACCGCGAGGGCAGCCCGGTGGTGGAAACCCCGCTGTCCGCGGCGCAGTCCCTGCACGACATGCTCGTGCAGAGCTGGGGCGAGTTCATCCGGATCTTCCCGGCGGTGCCGCGCGGCTGGGCCGACGTCACCGTGGACAAGTTCCTCACCGAGGGCGCCTTCGAGGTCAGCGCGGTCCGCAAGGGCGGGCGCACCCGGTGGGTCTCGGTGCGCAGCTTGGCCGGTTCGCCGTGCAAGGTGCGGCACGGGATCCAGCGGCCGATCCAGGTCAGCCGCCCGGACGGCTCGCCGATCGTCTTCCGCGAACTGCCCGGCGGCGTGGCCGAGTTCGATCTGGCCCGCGGCGGCACCGCGGTGATCTACCCGCAGGGCGCCATGCCCGAGCTGACCATCGAGCCGGTCCGGATCTCCAACCCCGGCAAACCCTGGGGCCTCTCCTAA
- a CDS encoding PhoX family protein, whose translation MTLAISSPDLTTLLRTGPFPAALRAAIQASGLSLDRIQHRLRARGATVSVATLSNWQSGRRQPERDDSFVVLGHLEAVLGLPEAALRMLVGPPRPRGRHAMAPVATPAVEQLWSRRDRLAELLSTVDTSSDELLTRLSQHDLVEVGRDGRQQSLRVKQVLRADADGADRWLVVYDPRHPRGAAADLVPLRHCRLGNLAIHPDTGLMAAELLFDEPLSRGETVMMEFEVISPAGAPPRQGDLFCRKFRRPVRDYLAEIRFHPEALPQRAYQVTSPLASPTGTRRRALTVSSSGSVHAIAQDVGPGTFGIRWDGIPLHP comes from the coding sequence ATGACGCTGGCCATCTCCTCCCCCGACCTGACCACCCTGCTGCGCACCGGCCCCTTCCCGGCCGCCCTGCGCGCCGCGATCCAGGCCAGCGGCCTGAGCCTGGACCGGATCCAGCACCGATTACGCGCCCGCGGCGCCACCGTCAGCGTGGCCACCCTGAGCAACTGGCAATCCGGCCGCCGCCAACCAGAACGCGACGACTCCTTCGTGGTGCTCGGCCACCTGGAGGCCGTGCTCGGCCTGCCGGAGGCGGCGCTGCGGATGCTCGTCGGCCCACCCCGCCCCCGCGGCAGACACGCCATGGCCCCCGTGGCCACCCCCGCCGTGGAACAACTCTGGTCCCGCCGGGACCGCCTGGCCGAACTACTGTCCACAGTAGACACAAGCTCGGACGAGTTGCTGACCCGCCTGAGCCAGCACGACCTGGTCGAGGTAGGCCGCGACGGCCGCCAGCAAAGCCTGCGAGTCAAACAGGTCCTCCGAGCCGACGCCGACGGCGCCGACCGCTGGCTGGTCGTCTACGACCCCCGCCACCCCCGAGGCGCCGCCGCCGACCTGGTCCCCCTGCGCCACTGCCGGCTGGGCAACCTCGCCATCCACCCCGACACCGGCCTGATGGCCGCCGAACTCCTCTTCGACGAACCGCTGAGCCGAGGCGAAACAGTCATGATGGAATTCGAGGTCATCAGCCCCGCAGGCGCCCCACCCCGCCAGGGCGACCTGTTCTGCCGCAAATTCCGCCGCCCCGTCCGCGACTACCTGGCCGAAATCCGCTTCCACCCAGAAGCCCTCCCCCAACGCGCCTACCAGGTAACCAGCCCCCTCGCCTCCCCCACCGGCACCCGCCGCCGAGCCCTGACCGTCTCCAGCTCCGGCTCAGTACACGCCATAGCCCAAGACGTAGGCCCCGGCACCTTCGGCATCCGCTGGGACGGAATCCCCCTCCACCCATAA
- a CDS encoding NPCBM/NEW2 domain-containing protein, which produces MGFNNWNTTHCRAEFNEKMVMDMADIFVDKGLKDVGYQYVNIDDCWAKTTRNAQGNLEPDPKRFPRGIKFVADYVHSKGLKFGIYTSAGTKTCNTAGFPGGLNHEEQDAKLFASWGVDYLKYDNCNNQGVDAKMRYRKMRDALKATGRPIVFSICEWGQNKPWEWAQDTGNLWRTTGDINDTWAKMVQIFKKNLPLAQYAKPGAWNDPDMLEVGNGGMTPTEYRSHFSLWAIMAAPLLIGADLRKVNQENFNTLLNKDVIDVDQDAKGVQGKQIKASGGTYVIAKPLANGDVAVALFNENGSAATINTTAAEIGLSGNNFRLKDLWSKATRTSTGAISASVPAHGTVMYRVSRVGAQTPPPAGTSQVSDLDWQGVANGWGPAEKDRSNGNQPAGDGKPLTIGGVTYPKGIGVHARSEITMYLGRKCSTFTAQVGIDDEVAGANGSVVFEVHADGNRKAATGVLTGSGGATAITADVSDAEQLRLVVTDGGDNINYDHADWADAKITCA; this is translated from the coding sequence ATGGGCTTCAACAACTGGAACACCACGCACTGCCGGGCCGAGTTCAACGAGAAGATGGTCATGGACATGGCCGACATCTTCGTGGACAAGGGCCTCAAGGACGTCGGCTACCAGTACGTCAACATCGACGACTGCTGGGCCAAGACCACCCGCAACGCCCAGGGCAACCTGGAACCCGACCCCAAGCGATTCCCGCGCGGCATCAAGTTCGTCGCCGACTACGTGCACAGCAAGGGCCTCAAGTTCGGCATCTACACCAGCGCCGGCACCAAGACCTGCAACACCGCGGGCTTCCCCGGCGGGCTCAACCACGAGGAACAGGACGCCAAACTCTTCGCCAGCTGGGGCGTGGACTACCTCAAGTACGACAACTGCAACAACCAGGGCGTGGACGCCAAGATGCGCTACCGCAAGATGCGCGACGCGCTCAAGGCCACCGGGCGGCCCATCGTGTTCTCCATCTGCGAATGGGGCCAGAACAAGCCGTGGGAATGGGCCCAGGACACCGGAAACCTGTGGCGCACCACCGGTGACATCAACGACACCTGGGCGAAAATGGTGCAGATCTTCAAGAAGAACCTGCCCCTCGCGCAGTACGCCAAGCCCGGCGCGTGGAACGACCCGGACATGCTCGAGGTCGGCAACGGCGGCATGACCCCCACCGAATACCGCTCGCACTTCAGCCTGTGGGCCATCATGGCCGCGCCGCTGCTCATCGGCGCCGACCTGCGCAAGGTCAACCAGGAGAACTTCAACACCCTGCTCAACAAGGACGTCATCGACGTCGACCAGGACGCCAAGGGCGTGCAGGGCAAGCAGATCAAGGCATCCGGCGGCACCTACGTGATCGCCAAGCCGCTCGCGAACGGCGATGTCGCGGTGGCGCTGTTCAACGAGAACGGCTCGGCCGCCACCATCAACACCACCGCCGCGGAGATCGGCCTGTCCGGCAACAACTTCCGGCTCAAGGACCTGTGGTCCAAGGCCACCCGCACCAGCACCGGCGCGATCAGCGCCTCGGTGCCCGCACACGGCACCGTGATGTACCGGGTCAGCCGGGTCGGCGCGCAGACCCCGCCGCCCGCGGGCACCTCGCAGGTCTCCGACCTGGACTGGCAGGGCGTGGCCAACGGCTGGGGCCCGGCGGAGAAGGACCGCAGCAACGGCAACCAGCCCGCGGGCGACGGCAAGCCGCTGACCATCGGCGGGGTCACCTACCCCAAGGGCATCGGCGTGCACGCGCGCAGTGAGATCACCATGTACCTGGGCCGCAAATGCTCCACCTTCACCGCCCAGGTCGGCATCGACGACGAGGTGGCCGGGGCGAACGGCTCGGTGGTCTTCGAAGTGCACGCCGACGGCAACCGCAAGGCGGCCACCGGGGTGCTGACCGGATCCGGCGGCGCCACCGCGATCACCGCCGATGTCAGTGACGCCGAACAACTCCGGCTGGTCGTCACCGACGGCGGCGACAACATCAACTACGACCACGCGGACTGGGCCGACGCCAAGATCACCTGCGCCTGA
- a CDS encoding Rv2732c family membrane protein — protein MRQSMNADAQDGRDDMAEFADELKQVERRVIRRVDPAPRSAMVIAGAVFVLLVAALLPWVGDAAGWQVLLGQTDPALKVGVLPRVFGGFALFFGVLLTALTLSLRLWALAWVATLGCWLSVMLGLLSVWTRQTVFQAPGPGPGLYVAALALAVLGIQWFRQSWSRP, from the coding sequence ATGCGGCAGTCGATGAACGCCGACGCGCAGGACGGACGGGATGACATGGCCGAGTTCGCCGACGAGCTGAAGCAGGTCGAGCGCCGGGTGATCCGCCGGGTCGATCCCGCGCCGCGCAGCGCCATGGTGATCGCGGGCGCGGTGTTCGTGCTGCTGGTGGCCGCGCTGCTGCCCTGGGTCGGCGACGCGGCAGGCTGGCAGGTGCTGCTCGGCCAGACCGATCCGGCGCTCAAGGTCGGCGTGCTGCCCAGGGTCTTCGGCGGTTTCGCGTTGTTCTTCGGCGTGCTGCTGACCGCGCTCACGCTGAGCCTGCGGCTGTGGGCACTGGCCTGGGTGGCCACCCTGGGCTGCTGGCTCTCGGTGATGCTGGGCCTGCTGTCGGTGTGGACCCGGCAGACGGTGTTCCAGGCCCCCGGCCCCGGCCCCGGCCTGTACGTGGCGGCGCTCGCGCTGGCCGTGCTCGGCATCCAGTGGTTCCGCCAGTCCTGGTCCCGCCCCTAA
- a CDS encoding NACHT domain-containing protein, with protein sequence MAGRGWHRVVAAVLAAGAGTTLTVLIGQATALRDNPWAWLGVGVLITVSAAIAGYVTWAGRDPAGPAEVEAAVTELAQTSEVLWDKALNHRGLQSGRLFEVPWAVSSYHPVEPDPRFRLRRTTLAQIAETAQRLREQRARVLIIGPAGAGKSSLARRLAYAWLSERADREPVPVLVSASSWTEGEPVPHWLERQLRTEHRALSRRTTAGITLARHLVLHKRVFPVVDGLDELPDGPRTALGAALRDALPEGSPLILTCRTAAPRLPVDTVFTLRPIEVPDIARVLRREASARQLASWERLFSLCRKDPDSALARMLTRPLLVALAAEVYHRHDPDRDPAELAALPTAEAIEDHVLAAWLPTTLHRRQRLPEDRDHPERSVLAWLTFLARHLERQDTQEFRWWELRRAMLGRRRPPTWLEPESFRPPGTPQRTITLAEVRSWLRDRWRATRSGRWRRFARGLVVGALAVWGFGGLLWLISLYFPELVRQALSGGGLMPNMLVADPYLMLTMLSVLVGLFLGGLLALVTEDDSDRVRFQALGHWPGELAPHLATDPGKAVNPRHSLATDRRWSLLCLLGGAAGLVLLVQLAAAQVEISRVGFPLLARFGEHAGLASLVAVLVAAAAVCTRAEWPWFAATRVSLALTRRLPARLIPFLDAMTAADVLRQEGAIYRFRHATLRDWLLRRAALAAYRSLDEPHRRLLRRLALHPGPDFTVAIAARLDELTEQQARDRLHRCVRLELLGRDGDRYRWRAGRTAIAEVSAALDPPGLPTRVRADLQRAYLDLFTAHLADPPCPHSPQARVLPLGPDGWRLLHAERHNVLACLRDGGEHLVDLCRITLSPLREWGLGPECDELLARHGLTGLLQHHAAWPDCPDCQTDTLGRLGRLTLPHDPDAASTLFHRAATAARQADSAVAEAHALLGISYCLLARQKYGEAVELLRQALATLRERGGFTTAAENGHRVAWELYEANRQRIAELVLATAVQDAHHCGDELLLARLLHLRGAVLVELDEFPEAATSFRRARELYRVLEHPAATESLAAWAETLLQLGKHLSAKGKDGAWATAAGRDRLREARAEFGKSGRDLRAADMLAQQGEWADRDSDARLWLTDAIAQYEDLAEPARIEQARGLLARRGR encoded by the coding sequence GTGGCTGGGCGGGGTTGGCACCGGGTGGTCGCGGCCGTGCTGGCCGCCGGGGCCGGGACCACGCTGACCGTGCTGATCGGCCAGGCGACCGCGTTGCGGGACAACCCGTGGGCCTGGCTGGGTGTCGGTGTGCTGATCACGGTCAGCGCCGCGATCGCCGGTTACGTCACCTGGGCCGGACGCGACCCGGCTGGCCCGGCCGAGGTCGAGGCCGCGGTGACCGAACTGGCCCAGACCTCGGAAGTCTTGTGGGACAAGGCGTTGAACCACCGCGGCCTGCAATCCGGACGACTGTTCGAGGTGCCGTGGGCGGTCAGCTCCTACCACCCGGTCGAACCCGATCCGCGATTCCGGCTGCGCCGCACCACCCTCGCGCAGATCGCGGAGACCGCGCAGCGACTGCGCGAACAGCGGGCCAGGGTGCTGATCATCGGACCCGCGGGCGCCGGGAAGTCCTCGCTGGCCCGTCGGCTGGCCTACGCCTGGCTGTCGGAACGCGCGGACCGCGAGCCGGTGCCGGTGCTGGTCTCCGCCTCCTCCTGGACCGAGGGCGAACCGGTGCCGCACTGGCTGGAACGCCAGCTCCGCACCGAGCACCGCGCGCTGTCCCGCCGGACCACCGCCGGGATCACCCTGGCCCGGCATCTGGTGCTGCACAAGCGGGTCTTCCCGGTGGTGGACGGCCTGGACGAACTGCCCGACGGCCCGCGGACCGCACTGGGCGCGGCGCTGCGGGACGCGCTACCCGAGGGCTCGCCGCTGATCCTGACCTGCCGCACCGCCGCGCCCCGGCTGCCGGTGGACACCGTGTTCACCCTGCGCCCGATCGAGGTCCCGGACATCGCGCGCGTCCTGCGCCGGGAAGCCTCCGCCCGGCAACTGGCCAGCTGGGAGCGGCTGTTCTCGTTGTGCCGCAAGGATCCCGACTCGGCACTGGCCCGGATGCTGACCCGGCCACTGCTGGTCGCGCTGGCCGCCGAGGTCTACCACCGGCACGACCCCGACCGCGATCCGGCCGAACTCGCCGCGCTGCCCACGGCCGAGGCCATCGAGGACCACGTGCTGGCCGCCTGGCTGCCGACCACGTTGCACCGCAGGCAACGCCTGCCCGAGGACCGCGACCACCCGGAGCGCTCGGTGCTGGCCTGGCTGACCTTCCTGGCCCGGCACCTGGAACGCCAGGACACCCAGGAGTTCCGCTGGTGGGAGCTGCGCCGGGCGATGCTCGGCAGACGACGGCCACCCACCTGGCTGGAACCCGAGTCCTTCCGCCCACCCGGCACGCCGCAGCGGACGATCACCCTGGCCGAGGTCAGGTCCTGGCTGCGGGATCGCTGGCGGGCGACCCGTTCCGGCCGGTGGCGCCGGTTCGCCCGCGGCCTGGTGGTGGGTGCCCTGGCCGTCTGGGGGTTCGGCGGGCTGCTGTGGCTGATCTCGTTGTACTTCCCAGAGCTGGTCCGGCAGGCCCTCAGCGGCGGCGGCCTGATGCCCAACATGCTCGTGGCCGATCCGTACCTGATGCTGACCATGCTCAGTGTGCTGGTCGGGCTGTTCCTGGGCGGCCTGCTGGCGCTGGTGACGGAGGACGACTCCGACCGGGTGCGGTTCCAGGCCCTCGGCCACTGGCCCGGTGAGCTGGCCCCGCACCTGGCCACCGATCCCGGCAAGGCGGTCAACCCGAGGCACAGCCTGGCCACCGACCGCCGCTGGTCGCTGCTGTGCCTGCTGGGCGGAGCGGCCGGGCTGGTGCTGCTGGTCCAGCTCGCCGCGGCCCAGGTCGAGATAAGCCGGGTGGGCTTCCCTCTGCTGGCCAGGTTCGGTGAGCACGCGGGACTGGCGAGCCTGGTCGCGGTGCTGGTGGCCGCGGCGGCGGTGTGCACCAGGGCGGAATGGCCCTGGTTCGCCGCCACCCGCGTCTCACTGGCCCTGACCAGGCGACTGCCCGCGCGGCTGATCCCGTTCCTGGACGCCATGACCGCCGCGGACGTGCTGCGCCAGGAGGGCGCGATCTACCGGTTCCGGCACGCCACCCTGCGCGACTGGCTGCTGCGCCGCGCGGCCCTGGCCGCCTACCGGTCGCTGGACGAGCCGCACCGGCGCCTGCTCCGGCGGCTGGCCCTGCACCCCGGCCCCGACTTCACCGTCGCCATCGCGGCCCGGCTGGACGAGCTGACCGAGCAGCAGGCCCGGGACCGGCTCCACCGCTGTGTCCGGCTGGAACTGCTCGGGCGGGACGGCGACCGGTACCGCTGGCGGGCCGGACGCACCGCCATCGCCGAGGTCTCCGCCGCGCTCGACCCACCGGGCCTGCCCACCCGGGTGCGCGCCGATCTCCAGCGCGCCTACCTGGACCTGTTCACCGCACACCTGGCCGACCCGCCCTGTCCGCACTCCCCCCAGGCGCGGGTGCTGCCGCTGGGCCCGGACGGCTGGCGGCTGCTGCACGCCGAGCGGCACAACGTGCTGGCCTGCCTGCGGGACGGCGGCGAGCACCTGGTTGACCTGTGCCGGATCACGCTGTCCCCACTGCGCGAGTGGGGGCTAGGGCCGGAGTGTGACGAGCTGCTGGCGCGGCACGGGCTGACCGGACTGCTCCAGCACCACGCCGCCTGGCCGGATTGCCCGGACTGCCAGACGGACACCCTGGGCAGGCTGGGCCGGCTCACCCTGCCGCACGACCCGGACGCGGCCAGCACACTGTTCCACCGCGCCGCCACGGCCGCGCGACAGGCGGATTCCGCGGTGGCCGAGGCCCACGCGCTGCTCGGGATCAGCTACTGCCTGCTGGCGCGCCAGAAGTACGGCGAGGCGGTGGAGCTGCTACGGCAGGCGCTGGCCACCCTGCGCGAGCGGGGCGGGTTCACCACCGCAGCCGAGAACGGCCACCGGGTCGCCTGGGAGCTGTACGAGGCCAACCGGCAGCGCATCGCGGAGCTGGTGCTGGCCACGGCTGTCCAGGACGCCCACCACTGCGGCGACGAGCTGCTGCTGGCCAGGCTGCTGCACCTGCGGGGCGCGGTGCTCGTGGAGCTGGACGAGTTCCCGGAGGCGGCGACCTCCTTCCGGCGGGCGCGCGAGCTGTACCGGGTACTCGAGCACCCGGCGGCGACCGAGTCGCTGGCCGCTTGGGCGGAGACCCTGTTGCAGCTCGGCAAGCACCTCAGCGCGAAGGGCAAGGACGGGGCCTGGGCCACTGCGGCGGGCCGAGACCGGCTGCGCGAGGCGCGGGCGGAGTTCGGCAAGTCCGGCAGGGACCTGCGGGCCGCGGACATGCTGGCGCAGCAGGGCGAATGGGCCGACCGGGACAGTGACGCCCGGCTCTGGCTGACCGACGCCATCGCCCAGTACGAGGACCTGGCCGAGCCGGCACGGATCGAGCAGGCGCGGGGGCTACTCGCCCGGCGCGGCCGTTAG
- a CDS encoding putative leader peptide, producing the protein MAPQEILTTRGHIDLVRVASAACR; encoded by the coding sequence ATGGCACCGCAGGAAATCCTGACCACCCGGGGTCACATCGACCTTGTCCGGGTGGCCTCCGCGGCCTGTCGCTGA
- a CDS encoding S8 family peptidase, whose translation MSKTTRALSVALLSAVAVSGFAALPAQAAEGAVRGADAATAVPGSYLVVLKDQAAKASPDTVSGKVGAQVRRTFSTALNGFEVTADARAARRLAADPNVAYVEQNQVVSLTATQPNPPSWGLDRIDQRNLPLDNSYTYSNTAAAVHIYILDTGIRATHQQFSGRVGNGFDFVDNDSNPDDANGHGTHVAGTAAGTAYGVAKAARLHGVRVLNAQGSGTTAGVIAGVDWITRNAVKPAVANVSLGGGVSPTLDAAVQRSIASGVTYSIAAGNNGVDAVNNSPARVEQAITVGATSRTDAKASWSAFGPRVDLFAPGVDITSSWRTSDTATFTGSGTSFAAPHVTGAAALYLSTNPTATPQQVRDALVAKSTPNKVTSPGAGSPNRLLYTGP comes from the coding sequence ATGTCGAAAACAACGCGTGCGCTGAGTGTCGCGCTGCTCTCCGCGGTCGCCGTCAGCGGTTTCGCGGCCCTGCCCGCCCAGGCCGCCGAGGGCGCGGTCCGGGGCGCCGACGCGGCCACCGCGGTGCCCGGCAGCTACCTGGTCGTGCTCAAGGACCAGGCCGCGAAGGCCAGCCCGGATACGGTGTCCGGAAAGGTGGGCGCGCAGGTCAGACGGACCTTCTCCACCGCGCTGAACGGGTTCGAGGTCACCGCGGACGCCCGCGCGGCGCGCCGGCTGGCCGCCGACCCGAACGTGGCCTACGTGGAGCAGAACCAGGTCGTCTCGCTGACCGCGACCCAGCCGAACCCGCCGTCATGGGGATTGGACCGGATTGACCAGCGCAACCTGCCGCTGGACAACTCCTACACCTATTCCAACACGGCCGCCGCGGTGCACATCTACATTCTCGACACCGGAATCCGGGCCACTCATCAGCAGTTCTCCGGTCGGGTCGGGAATGGTTTCGACTTCGTCGACAACGACAGCAACCCGGACGACGCCAACGGCCACGGCACGCACGTCGCGGGCACCGCGGCGGGCACCGCCTACGGAGTGGCCAAGGCCGCGCGACTGCACGGGGTCCGGGTGCTCAACGCCCAGGGCAGCGGCACCACCGCCGGGGTCATCGCCGGCGTGGACTGGATCACCCGCAACGCGGTGAAGCCCGCGGTCGCCAACGTCAGCCTGGGCGGCGGCGTGTCCCCGACCCTGGACGCCGCGGTGCAGCGCTCCATCGCCTCCGGCGTGACCTACTCGATCGCCGCGGGCAACAACGGCGTCGACGCGGTGAACAACTCCCCGGCCCGGGTCGAGCAGGCCATCACGGTCGGCGCGACCAGTCGCACCGACGCCAAGGCCAGCTGGTCCGCCTTCGGCCCGCGGGTCGACCTGTTCGCGCCGGGCGTGGACATCACCTCGTCCTGGCGCACCAGTGACACGGCCACCTTCACCGGCAGCGGCACCAGCTTCGCCGCCCCCCACGTGACCGGCGCCGCCGCCCTGTACCTGTCCACCAACCCGACCGCCACCCCGCAGCAGGTCCGCGACGCCCTGGTCGCCAAGTCCACCCCCAACAAGGTCACCAGCCCCGGCGCCGGCTCCCCCAACCGCCTCCTCTACACCGGCCCCTGA